The nucleotide sequence TCATTGGAAGAGTTCATCATTAGTCCCCCCAATGTGCTTACTGAAAATCAGGGAAATCAAATACGGCTATTTGGTCCCGAAAAGGGCTTATCATACATCGTAAAACCTGCAACTGGACAGAGTTTTATATCACACCACGGGAGCGCGTTGAACGAAAGTAGACCTCTTGTGGATCCTCTGGTCACTCTCCTTAGCAGTGTCCACGAGAAGATGTCCGAAAGAGGAAGCAAGGGCAGCATGTTTAGCCAAATCTTGGAAGCATTTTGAATGCAGGGGAGTATCATAATAAAAACGCACATTGGGACATAGAGAGCCAGACAGATGGTGAGGATCACGAATCTGAAGCAGCCGGCGCTTATTGTGATGAAAGCTTGAGAACTCCACTAATCTCGTGCCAAACAAGCAGCATGGGAAAGCCTAGGTCTGGCGGCAGTGCTTTAGGTGTGAGATGCAATACAATCTTGATGAAAGGAAATGTAGAAGCTAGCGAGGCTATCAGTAGTAGTATGGACACTGGTGGAGGTTGGCAGCTGCTTATAAGTATTCTGACCAAGTAGGCGAAGACGGGAAGAAGGAAGGAGGAGTTCAAAAAGTGTATTTGCATCAGGATGGTGCACTTGGGTGTCGGCCTGCGTCGGTTGTTTCAATTTCTGGAGTAAGATGAGAAAGTAAACTCATTCATGCTGGTCTGGTCAGTCAGCCTGATGTTTCACTCAAGGAACTGACAAGTCTGCGCTCTCTCCGTGCAGAGAAGGTTCCTCCATCGGAAGCTGTTATTATAGGGCCAACATGGAGAGATCTTCTTGAACCGGGAGTGAAGCGTTCAGTAGTTGTTTGAATTGGACTTCAAATTCTTCAGCAGGTTTGGTAGAAAAGGTTAAACAGTTCTTTGAGTTATAAAAGCGCTtggaattttattaaattataaaaaatcttTCAGAAACTTTCTTGTTTGTCAACCTTCTTATGTCTTTTCTTTTCAGCTGCGCAGATTGTCGGCATAAATGGAGTTATCTACTACACTCCCCAGGTTTATGAGCAAGCCAGCATCGCTGTTCTTCTATTTAACATAGGGTTgattccaacatgtatctctcTTCTTAAGTGCCATTACAACTTTCTTAATGCTTCCTTGCATTGCTACGTCCATGTGGCTAATGGATATAACTGGCAGAAGGTATTTATATTTCAAAAACCTTCAATTTCATAGAAACGGTTACTaacttttaaacaaaaattataacTAGGGAACACCATCCAAACGTACATAAAACACGGTTCAGTGTTTTTTATGGTCTATTCAGTTTTCCTCCAGTtctatttacactaaaaatttgTAACCGGTTCTATCTGTGTGCATATTTGCGAAAAATAAGCCTTCCTTTTTGCCTTTCTTGGTATTTAGGTCACTGCTGTTCTTCACATTACCAATCCTTATGGTCCCTCACTCTTCTAGTAGTTGCCAACATTGTCAACTTGGGAACTGTTCTGTATGCAGGTCACTGCTATTCTCATTTGACTATTTTTTCACATCTTATAAACTTGTGAAATACCTTTAAACATATCCCAGATACTGATTCAAGTTTAAAAGCAGTCTTATTGAGCTCGTGAAACTAATTAAATTACTCGTGCGTGGCATTATTTTTCTACAGACCTGCATACTAGCCCATCAGATGTTATTTAGCTCGTGACAAATAGTATATGACTCactaattttatttacaaaGGAAAGCTCACTAATTTTACGTATCCTAAACGTCCATTATCTACACTTGAGGTCAAATCTTTCATTCCACCAATGTAGATTTTAAGTAAGTTTGAAAAGAAATTTACAATGTCTTTTATAAgtttgaagggaaaaaaaaaaaaaaaaaaaaaaaactaatggaaaaaacttgaaaattttaagttttaataatgAGGATACAATAAAAGATAAAGTgcatagtaccaagattgatttttttagtgtaaaaatgtgatttttcattgaagtaaacagtaccgaggttttttcgttaaaattaaaaaaaaaaaaaaaaaaaaagaaaaaaaaaaaagttgtttttaaCTGCAGGCCTAAGCTGAGCCCTGGTGCCGAGTAGTCAATCATCGTCTTCACCAAATTGAGTTAATTAAAGGTACTGTTTTACAGGTCTGTCAGTTGATGACGACTTTTTGGAGCTCTTTCCGCACACATGTGGCCTGGAATGATTTTGAAATCAGGCGATAAGATTGCCGAACCCATCATTACCCAAAAGTGGAGAAGGTTTTATACTACACCCGCTTACATTTGGTTTATAATCTATATTTTACCATTAAGTAGGATTCTaaatgtttgaaatttgaatcctTTCTGCGAGAGTTGTCAGATGAAGAATCTGATTAAGAATTTCAGTATGAAGTCCCATTTGATGACACGGAAGAATGGGTTTCTGCAAATGGTCTTGCTGGAGTTTCAGATATGCGAGGACAAACCAGTTCCGATAAAGTGGAAAGTATCGGCGAGAAAAGGCTACGAGTACTAAGAGAGATGTGAGTGTTACACATCCCTGAATCCCCTTCTTGGACTTTTTTCCACAAGCCGGCAAGAAAAAGATATATTGTGCTTCATTACTCTGTTCTTCTCTTTTACTGTATAAGTAGGTTCAGGATAGTCGATACCAATTAACCTGGGCGAACCGAGTTTGCAAGAAACTTGTGTTTTAATGAAACAATGGAAATGTTGGGATTGCATTCGAAAATCGAAGCgaagaatcaattttgtatgagCGCAATTAGTTATTATGTTGCAAAACTTTGATATGTAAACCAACATGCAATTACAAATTTCCTCCAACGATGGATGCAAATCAATGTTAGTAATTAGAAACTACCCCAAAAAAGAGAATTTTTACTTGAAAAAATTTGCTCCCATGGGACTTTACCCTGCGGAAAATAACCAATCACAACTCACATCAGTGGTTGGAGAGGTGGTATTATTAATTGGAATAAAAAAGATGGTAGGATAGTGTGAACAAAAGAGAGTTGCCAAATTTGACTGCCGCATTTGGTAGTTCATGACAACCTGAAAGGTCGTGTGCACTGAGAAAATCGGCCCTAGTCACATCTATGTAATCATGGGAGAGATAACAAATGGCTGTATGCAACAAACGACGTTGGAGAATTTTCTCTAGTGAATGCGATTTATTGTGAAGAAAATCTACTCTATTACTGGTTGTATACGATAATTAGAAGGATAAATATAGTCATATACAACTAGTACATTCGAGAATCTTCTTTAGTTTATGAGTTTTAAGatctaaaaaatttattttatcatCGGTCATATATGATTAAGAGACAAATAACACATAGTTGCATGCAACAGACTACGTCTAATTCTTCCGTCAATGTGATCTTTATGTCGGAAGAAACCGTTTATACATAATGATGAAGAGATAAGAGATAGTTGTATGTAATTGATCACATTCAAGAATAAAGTTTGAAGCCGGATGAGATGTCAAGTTGTTACTAGGCAGTAGTTTAGAAGTGCTTAGGGGAAAGTGGGAGAATAACAGGGTTCGGCCAATTAGGCTTTTGACTGATATATGTACCGAGAGTGACTTGAGGGCGGATCAACTTAATCTATTCACATAACCACATAAGCAGCACAGAGGATAAACTCATTTGAACAAGTTGGTGTTCAGTGCTCTTTTGTTCATGATGGATACCAGGAATATAAGTTGctttttaaggtttttttatttgaccAGTGAGATATTTTGCTGGTCAACTAGTGAGATGTTTTGGATAGGTAAGTAATCGAAAAGAGAACGTTCTTCGTCATCTGAAAACGCTTCTTCTGATATTTTTAGAAGCACCTTTGAATCAGTCCAAGTGACCGGTGAGATATTTAGGTAAAAGGAGGGAAGTTATTATGTACAAACTTCAGTAACACTTTTAAAATCTAAAGCATtataaactattaaaaaataattaagaaataaattttcttgattatctAATTGACCAGTGAGATATTTTGTTAGGTAGGTGATTGTGTGCAATCTTCAATAATATTTTCAAAAGGAATGCTAAAAGAACCTCTTAAAAGTGAAAGTTTCTAtatagaaattttttattgtgtttagAACAATAATTGTATAttacatgtcattatataagcTATCGgtagttttatttttcaagttttattacttttttaacacaagtatcTTACTACTTGTTTAATGACAAGTGGTGTACTACCTCGTGTTctgaatataataaaaaatctctcatttctATAGACTCTTTGTCATCTCACAATTTAATGTTAATTCTCAtattaacattataaaatattatttcaaaAATATGATACCACAGAGAGTATGGAAATCAGGGATATAAGTTGctttttaaggttttttttatttgaccaGTGAGATATTTTGGTTGGGTAAGTAATCGAAAGCTTGAAAACATTTTTCTGATATTTTTAGAAGCATTTTTGAATCAGCCCAAGTGACCGGTTATATATTTAGGTAAGGAGGTAAGTGATTCTGTACAAACATCAGTaacatttttaaaatctaaAGCACTTATGAACTATCAAGAAATAaacgttttttttattatctaaTACCATGACCAGTGAGATACTTAGGTAGGTAAGTGATTATGTACAATCTTCAGTATTATTTTCAATCTAAAGCACTTAcaaagttttttattattttttattttttttagtacatcgatatttttacactaaaataaGATGGAGTTTGGTAAAGCTACATAATAggtagcctaatttggtatcgaattcgctatctacaagattcaaacctaagaccttcactttcaagtgaaaataaataccaccagatcgtagtactgagtgacaagttattaaaaaagaaatgttCTTAGTTATGTGAAAACGCTTTTCTCAAGATGCAATTTCGCAGTGCTGAAGAGTAATAAGTTTAGGATTTGGGCCCAACCCATTATAATTAGGTTTTCGTTTAGAGattagggtttagtttattataaataataaaaaattgctTGTTATTCACTTATGAACAAGTCTGGCAAGGTGTAGCCTCTACAAATTATGTAGCCTCCTTGATAATTTTGTAGCTTTCTATATTTTCAGTTAATAAAGTGTTATTCATAGTTTTATATTCGGTTTGTTTGTAGTCTAGTTTTCAACTTGCAATGCTTATCTTTATTCTAAAAAGATAACCTCAAATTATACGGTCGATTATTTGTGAATAAGTATGGCAAGATGTAGCCTCTACAGATTGGCAAGATGTAGGCTCTACAGATTATTTAGCCTCCTTAACAATTCTACAACTTTCTATATTTTCAGTTGATAAAGTATTATTTATAGTTTTATATTTGGTTTGTTTGTAGTTTGATTTTCAAGTCAGTGCCTATCTTTATTCTAAAAAGATAACCTCGAATTATACGGCCGGCAGTTTCCGggagcatttttttttctttgtacttTGAGATTAAATTATCATTTTCCTCTTTTTATTTTCAGTAAGTTACTTGAAAGGGCAGCAGAAAGTAGAGAAATTGATGTGCTTTTGAGTAGGATGAATATCGGCACTTTC is from Pyrus communis chromosome 10, drPyrComm1.1, whole genome shotgun sequence and encodes:
- the LOC137747752 gene encoding monosaccharide-sensing protein 2-like, with the protein product MAIISQVSWLLRTGKETSLEEFIISPPNVLTENQGNQIRLFGPEKGLSYIVKPATGQSFISHHGSALNEREYHNKNAHWDIESQTDGEDHESEAAGAYCDESLRTPLISCQTSSMGKPRSGGSALGVRCNTILMKGNVEASEAISSSMDTGGGWQLLISILTNQPDVSLKELTSLRSLRAEKVPPSEAVIIGPTWRDLLEPGVKRSIVGINGVIYYTPQVYEQASIAVLLFNIGLIPTCISLLKCHYNFLNASLHCYVHVANGYNWQKYEVPFDDTEEWVSANGLAGVSDMRGQTSSDKVESIGEKRLRVLREM